In Labilibaculum sp. DW002, the genomic window TGGATCATCTTCAGAAAGATCTTCAAAATGAACACAATGAATTTTCATATTGTATGGTTTGGTAATGTACTTTAAATTGGCAATTGCTTTAAAATCTGCTTTATCAAAGTCTGTTGCATACATGATATTATTAATATCCTCCAAATCGATATTTTCTCCCTGGTCAGATAAAATTAGCATAGGAACTTCCGCTTCTTCAATAACATTTGAAACAACACTACCCAACAAGTTTGTTGTACCTGCAGTTTCACCACGGCTTCCCATGATCACTAAATCCGGTTTATATGTTGTGCACATATTTAATATTTCGGATGATGCAGTGCCACCACTAAGTGCATAATCAACTTCTATCCCTTCTATTTTTTCAAGTTCTAATTTATTCCGAATATCATAGTAAAGCTCTTTAATTCTTGCTTTTGCATTCTTTTCCACTTCCGATAGAACTTCAACAACTGTTGCATTGTATGTATAACTATCCGAGAATGGCACGGTTTCTATTGCTGATGCGAAATAGGTATGGAAAAGTAATATATCTGCATTAAACTTCTTTGCAATTCCCATCGCATACTCACATATTCGTGGCGAAAAATCAGAGAAATCAACTGGCACTAAGATTCTGTTTACTTCTATTTTTTGTTGAGGAAATGCTTTCTCGAATTCTTCTTGTGCATAGCTTAAATCTAATTCTTCTATAATTTGTAAGGCTGCTTGTAAATCTTCCTCTTTAATTCTTAACTTTACTCCGCCTCCAACTGCAGATTGAATTAAATTTA contains:
- a CDS encoding universal stress protein — its product is MPVDFSDFSPRICEYAMGIAKKFNADILLFHTYFASAIETVPFSDSYTYNATVVEVLSEVEKNAKARIKELYYDIRNKLELEKIEGIEVDYALSGGTASSEILNMCTTYKPDLVIMGSRGETAGTTNLLGSVVSNVIEEAEVPMLILSDQGENIDLEDINNIMYATDFDKADFKAIANLKYITKPYNMKIHCVHFEDLSEDDPIEKHQMELLKKYLQRTLGESDVHCEIKHMEEKMKGIEQYIQDNDIGMVAILARKHNLLERLFFGQMSRKLFIKTHIPILVFH